GAATGACAAGCTCGCTCGGAATGACAAGCTCGCTCGGTACGACCGGCTCGCTGGGGGCGTTGTCACCCTGAGCGAAGCGAAGGGTCTCCGCGATTGACCGGCGAGATTCTTCGCTTCGCTCGGAATGACAAGCTCGCTCAGAATGACAAACTCGCTCAGAATGACAAACTCGCTCGGGGGCGTTGTCACCCTGAGCGGAGCGAAGGGTCTCCGCGATTGACTGACGGCGTTGTCACCCCGGTGTTGTCACCCCGGCGTTATCACCCTGAGCGGAGCGAAGGGCCTCGCCGTAAGGACGGCAGAACGAATATGATCGCGTGACCGACCGGAGATCCAACCATGAGCGATAAACGAAACGCCGTGCTTTTTTTGTGCGTCGCCAATTCCGCGCGCAGCCAGATGGCGGAGGGCTTCGCGCGGGGGATCGCCGATCCGGGCGTCGAGGTGTTCAGCGCCGGGTCCGCACCGTCGTCGGTGAATCCCTACGCCGTCGAGGTCATGCGCGAGGCAGGCATCGACATTTCGAACGCGCGTTCAAAATCCATCGACGAGATTCCGATGGAGCGCGTGGGGTTCGTGGTGACAATTTGCGCGGACGAGGTCTGCCCCGCCGTGCCCGGCGACGTGTTGCGCTATCACCTCCCCGTGCCGGATCCGGCCGGGGCGACGGGTTCACGCGAGACGATCCTCAAGGCGTTCCGGGAGGCGCGCGACATGGTCCGCCTGACGGTGGACGAGTTTTTCTTCGGCGAGTTCATCGAGATGATGCAAAGTCCCCGCCCCAAAAGCGAGGAAGAATTGGAATACCGGCAACACGCGCGATGGGCGCTGGCGAAGGAGGAGCGTATGA
The sequence above is drawn from the bacterium genome and encodes:
- a CDS encoding arsenate reductase ArsC, with the protein product MSDKRNAVLFLCVANSARSQMAEGFARGIADPGVEVFSAGSAPSSVNPYAVEVMREAGIDISNARSKSIDEIPMERVGFVVTICADEVCPAVPGDVLRYHLPVPDPAGATGSRETILKAFREARDMVRLTVDEFFFGEFIEMMQSPRPKSEEELEYRQHARWALAKEERMKREREFKKVTKEAAVDALKRVGAAVPCRVCGSHDLEVMPGFWSNAFARETGVTVLGGGNSMPTIVTVCPKCGLTSQYALHILFGVGPVKWEVETN